The Cloacibacterium caeni region TTGTGAATCATTTGTACGCGAGAGCCAAGGAAATTTCTGACAGTCAGGGAATTCCGTTTGATTATTTCTTACCATTAATTGACGAAACTACCCAGAAAATTCATGAATTAGAACCAAAATTGGCACAAACTGGACCTGCTATTAGAAATGATGAAAAAGTGCTGAAGCTTCATGAATCTTTATTAACCGATGAAGAAAAACTAAAAATCTATAAAACCTTAAACGAATCGATAAAGAAAATGTATCATTTTGAGTAAAATCGCTTATTTGTAAAGTCGTTAATCGTATTTCTTACAACTTTACAACTTAGCGGTTTTACAACTTTACAACATAGAAAATATGAGTCATTTAGAAAAATTAAAAAATATAAAAGCCTTTGTTTTTGATGTAGACGGCGTTTTCACAGACGGTAGCGTTTATCTTTTACCAGAAGGAAATATGTGCAGAGTAATGAATGTTTTAGATGGTTTTGCAGTGGTAAAAGCATTGAAAAAAGACTATAAAATCTGCGTGATTACCGGTGGAGATGATCCCATGGTTAGTCACAGAATTCATTATTTAGGCATTACTGATTATTATTCAAAAGTGCATCATAAATTAGAAAAATTCGAAGAGTTTAAAACCAAATATAATCTTCAAAACGAAGAAATTCTTACGATGGGAGATGATATTCCAGACATCAAGATGATGAAAGTTTCGGGGATTTCGGCTTGTCCGCCCAATTCTGTGGCAGAAGTAAAAGAAATTTCGAACTATATTTCTCCTATTTACGGTGGAAAAGGTGCTGTAAGAGACGTGATAGAACAGGTCATGAAAGTGCAAGGAACTTGGATTGACGATGATACGCAGTCTATTTAAGTGGGAGAGTTTGTAGAATTGGAGAGTAAAAAGTGAAAACAATTTTCCTGTTTGTATTAAAAGTTGTAAATTATATATCTTTTTAAAATCTAAAATCTAAAATCTAAAATCTAAAATCTAAAATCTAAAATCGTAAATGAAAATATTACTCGGCTCTAATTCACCCAGAAGAAAAGAACTTT contains the following coding sequences:
- a CDS encoding KdsC family phosphatase, with translation MSHLEKLKNIKAFVFDVDGVFTDGSVYLLPEGNMCRVMNVLDGFAVVKALKKDYKICVITGGDDPMVSHRIHYLGITDYYSKVHHKLEKFEEFKTKYNLQNEEILTMGDDIPDIKMMKVSGISACPPNSVAEVKEISNYISPIYGGKGAVRDVIEQVMKVQGTWIDDDTQSI